One segment of Mycobacteriales bacterium DNA contains the following:
- a CDS encoding DEAD/DEAH box helicase, whose amino-acid sequence MDFSPVTRAWFDASFAGPTEAQVGAWEAVARGDNALVVAPTGSGKTLAAFLWSLDRLASEPVPADRTQRCRVLYVSPLKALAVDIERNLRAPLAGMRAAAQRLGLTPPDIDVGVRTGDTPPEARRTFVKRPPDILITTPESLFLLLTSRSREALRTVETVIVDEVHAVAATKRGTHLALSLERLDALRERPAQRIGLSATVRPVDEVARFLGGPQPVTVVQPPTGKQLDLQVVVPVADMREPGDGVDDDDPERRASLWPAVEGRVAELIEQHRSTIVFANSRRLAERLTARVNEVSGREIARAHHGSVSKEQRAAIEEQLKAGTLPAVVATSSLELGIDMGAVDLVVQVEAPPSVASGLQRIGRAGHQVGAVSRGVMFPKYRGDLLSAAVVAERMCAGAIESLRYPRNPLDVLAQQVVAMVAMDDWHVDELLAVLRRAAPYAELPQSAYDSVLDMLAGRYPSDEFAELRPRLVWDRVTGMLTGRPGAQRLAATSGGTIPDRGLFGVFLAGEGTSRVGELDEEMVYESRVGDIFTLGSSSWRIEEITHDRVVVSPAPGLVGKLPFWHGDAPGRPVELGRALGAFVRELSRLDDEGARGRLVEAGLDSWAADNLLGYLAEQREATGALPDDRTIVVERFHDELGDWRIVVHSPFGAQVHAPWALALTARLRERYGVEAQAMHTDDGIVLRLPETDAPPPADAPVFDADEVEAVVRAELGGSALFASRFRECAARALLLPRRQPGRRAPLWQQRQRSAQLLSVAGDYGSFPVILEAMRECLQDVFDVPGLVGLMRDVESRAIRVVEVETQLPSPFAQSLLFAYVGAFMYDGDAPLAERRAQALSLDPQLLAELLGQAQLRELLDPHAVEEVERELQRLPSDRHVHDAEGVADLLRLLGDLTTAEVAARGGRPEWLEQLAGQRRVIGVRVGGEDRWAAVEDTGRLRDGLGVPPPVGVPMAFLEPVADPLADLVGRYARTHGPFEPSDVAARLGLGVAVVEQTLRRMGASGRVAQGEFRPAGTALEWCDVEVLRRLRRRSLARLRQEVEPAPVVALARFLPAWQQVGPAAARGHDALLRAIEQLQGASVPASALESLVLPARVVDYSPAMLDELCVAGEVVWAGQGALPGGDGWLALYPADGAPLLLPAPDQEAVATPLHAQLLAAMAEGGALFFRSLSDRVGSLDDPALVAALWDLVWSGHVSNDTLAPVRALLGGSGRARRPSRAQARPGFRRRPALPSRTGPPTVAGRWSLLPDRDTDPTRRAHAVAETLLDRHGLVTRGAVAAERVPGGFAGVYRVLSAFEEAGRVRRGYFVETLGAAQFAVPGAVDRMRALGRAQPQPEPWQVSTRRTDATSGGALVLAATDPANPYGAALPWPPRAEESGHRPGRKAGALVVVVEGELVLYVERGGKSLLSWTDDPERLQPAVDALALAVREGGLGRLAVERADGEGVLDSPLAVAMQAAGFHPSPRGLRLRA is encoded by the coding sequence CGGTGCCGGCCGACCGCACGCAGCGCTGCCGCGTCCTCTACGTCTCGCCGCTCAAGGCACTCGCCGTCGACATCGAGCGCAACCTGCGCGCGCCGCTGGCCGGCATGCGCGCAGCGGCGCAGCGGCTCGGTCTCACGCCCCCCGACATCGACGTCGGCGTGCGCACCGGCGACACCCCGCCCGAAGCCCGGCGCACGTTCGTCAAGCGCCCGCCGGACATCCTGATCACCACCCCGGAGTCGCTGTTCCTGCTGCTGACCAGCAGGTCCCGCGAGGCCCTTCGGACGGTCGAGACCGTCATCGTCGACGAGGTGCACGCGGTGGCCGCCACCAAGCGGGGCACCCACCTCGCGCTGTCGCTGGAGCGGCTCGACGCGCTGCGCGAACGGCCGGCCCAGCGCATCGGGCTGTCGGCCACGGTGCGCCCGGTCGACGAGGTGGCCCGGTTCCTCGGCGGCCCGCAGCCGGTGACCGTCGTCCAGCCGCCCACCGGCAAGCAGCTCGACCTGCAGGTCGTCGTCCCGGTCGCGGACATGCGCGAGCCGGGCGACGGCGTCGACGACGACGACCCGGAGCGCCGGGCCAGCCTCTGGCCGGCGGTCGAGGGCCGGGTGGCCGAGCTGATCGAGCAGCACCGGTCGACGATCGTCTTCGCCAACTCCCGGCGGCTGGCCGAGCGGCTCACCGCGCGGGTCAACGAGGTCAGTGGCAGGGAGATCGCCCGCGCCCATCACGGGAGCGTCAGCAAGGAGCAGCGGGCGGCGATCGAGGAGCAGCTGAAGGCCGGCACGCTGCCCGCGGTCGTGGCGACCAGCAGCCTGGAGCTCGGCATCGACATGGGCGCCGTCGACCTCGTCGTCCAGGTCGAGGCGCCGCCGTCGGTCGCGAGCGGGTTGCAGCGCATCGGGCGCGCGGGCCACCAGGTCGGCGCCGTGAGCCGGGGCGTGATGTTCCCCAAGTACCGCGGCGACCTGCTGTCGGCGGCGGTCGTCGCCGAGCGGATGTGCGCCGGTGCGATCGAGTCGCTGCGCTACCCGCGCAACCCGCTCGACGTGCTGGCCCAGCAGGTCGTCGCGATGGTGGCCATGGACGACTGGCACGTCGACGAGCTGCTGGCGGTCCTACGCCGCGCCGCCCCTTACGCCGAGCTGCCGCAGTCGGCCTACGACTCGGTCCTCGACATGCTGGCCGGGCGCTACCCGAGCGACGAGTTCGCCGAGCTGCGGCCGCGGCTGGTGTGGGACCGCGTCACCGGCATGCTCACCGGCCGGCCGGGTGCCCAGCGGCTCGCGGCGACGAGCGGCGGCACGATCCCCGACCGCGGCCTGTTCGGCGTCTTCCTCGCCGGCGAGGGCACCAGCCGGGTGGGCGAGCTCGACGAAGAGATGGTCTACGAGTCGCGGGTGGGCGACATCTTCACGCTGGGCTCGAGCTCGTGGCGGATCGAGGAGATCACCCACGACCGGGTGGTCGTCTCCCCCGCCCCCGGACTGGTGGGCAAGCTGCCGTTCTGGCACGGCGACGCGCCGGGCCGGCCGGTGGAGCTGGGCCGCGCGCTGGGGGCGTTCGTCCGCGAGCTGTCCCGTCTCGACGACGAGGGGGCGCGCGGTCGGCTGGTCGAGGCCGGCCTCGACAGCTGGGCGGCGGACAACCTGCTCGGCTACCTCGCCGAGCAGCGGGAGGCGACCGGCGCGCTGCCCGACGACCGCACGATCGTCGTCGAACGCTTCCACGACGAGCTCGGCGACTGGCGCATCGTCGTGCACTCGCCGTTCGGCGCGCAGGTGCACGCGCCGTGGGCCCTGGCGCTGACCGCGCGGCTGCGCGAGCGCTACGGCGTCGAGGCACAGGCGATGCACACCGACGACGGCATCGTGCTGCGGCTCCCGGAGACCGACGCGCCCCCGCCCGCCGACGCCCCGGTGTTCGACGCCGACGAGGTGGAGGCGGTGGTGCGGGCCGAGCTCGGCGGGTCGGCACTGTTCGCCAGCCGGTTCCGCGAGTGTGCGGCCCGGGCGCTGCTGCTCCCCCGGCGCCAACCCGGGCGACGCGCCCCGCTGTGGCAGCAGCGGCAACGGTCGGCACAGCTGCTGTCCGTGGCCGGCGACTACGGCTCGTTCCCGGTGATCCTCGAGGCGATGCGCGAGTGCCTGCAGGACGTCTTCGACGTCCCGGGGCTCGTCGGGCTGATGCGCGACGTCGAGAGCCGGGCGATCCGCGTGGTCGAGGTCGAGACGCAGCTGCCGTCGCCGTTCGCGCAGTCGCTGCTGTTCGCCTACGTCGGCGCGTTCATGTACGACGGCGACGCGCCGCTCGCCGAGCGGCGCGCCCAGGCGCTCAGCCTCGATCCCCAGCTGCTCGCCGAGCTGCTCGGGCAGGCACAGCTGCGCGAGCTGCTCGACCCGCACGCCGTCGAAGAGGTCGAGCGCGAGCTGCAACGGCTGCCGTCCGACCGGCACGTGCACGATGCCGAGGGAGTTGCCGACCTCCTGCGCCTGCTCGGCGACCTCACCACCGCGGAGGTCGCCGCCCGCGGCGGCCGGCCGGAGTGGCTCGAGCAGCTTGCCGGGCAGCGGCGGGTCATCGGCGTGCGAGTCGGGGGCGAGGACCGCTGGGCGGCGGTCGAGGACACCGGGCGGCTGCGCGACGGGCTCGGGGTGCCCCCGCCGGTCGGCGTACCCATGGCCTTCCTCGAACCCGTGGCGGACCCGCTGGCCGACCTCGTCGGCCGCTATGCCCGCACGCACGGGCCCTTCGAACCTTCCGACGTCGCCGCCCGGCTGGGCCTGGGCGTCGCGGTCGTGGAGCAGACGCTGCGACGGATGGGCGCGTCGGGCCGGGTCGCGCAGGGGGAGTTCCGCCCCGCCGGCACCGCGCTGGAGTGGTGCGACGTGGAGGTGCTGCGCCGCCTGCGCCGCCGCTCGCTCGCCCGGTTGCGCCAGGAGGTGGAGCCGGCGCCCGTCGTGGCGCTCGCCCGGTTCCTGCCGGCCTGGCAGCAGGTCGGTCCGGCCGCCGCCCGGGGTCACGACGCCCTGCTACGCGCGATCGAGCAGCTGCAAGGCGCGTCGGTGCCGGCATCGGCGCTCGAGTCGCTGGTCCTGCCGGCGCGGGTCGTCGACTACAGCCCGGCCATGCTCGACGAGCTGTGCGTGGCCGGCGAGGTGGTCTGGGCCGGTCAGGGAGCGCTGCCGGGCGGCGACGGGTGGCTCGCGCTCTACCCCGCCGACGGCGCCCCGCTGCTCCTGCCGGCCCCGGACCAGGAGGCGGTCGCGACGCCGCTGCACGCCCAGCTGCTGGCCGCCATGGCCGAGGGCGGTGCGCTGTTCTTCCGGTCGCTGTCCGACCGGGTCGGCTCGCTCGACGACCCGGCCCTGGTCGCCGCGCTCTGGGACCTGGTCTGGTCCGGGCACGTCTCCAACGACACCCTCGCGCCGGTGCGCGCGCTGCTCGGCGGCAGTGGCCGCGCCCGCCGCCCGTCCCGGGCCCAGGCGCGACCGGGCTTCCGCCGGCGGCCCGCGCTGCCGAGCCGCACCGGCCCGCCGACGGTGGCGGGCCGCTGGTCGCTGCTGCCCGACCGCGACACCGACCCGACCCGGCGCGCCCACGCCGTCGCGGAGACGCTGCTCGACCGGCACGGTCTGGTAACCCGCGGCGCGGTGGCGGCCGAACGGGTCCCCGGCGGCTTCGCCGGCGTATACCGGGTGCTCAGCGCGTTCGAGGAGGCCGGGCGCGTCCGCCGCGGCTACTTCGTCGAGACGCTGGGGGCCGCGCAGTTCGCCGTGCCGGGGGCGGTCGACCGGATGCGCGCCCTCGGCCGGGCCCAGCCGCAACCCGAGCCCTGGCAGGTCTCGACCCGTCGCACCGACGCCACGTCGGGCGGGGCGCTGGTGCTCGCGGCGACCGACCCGGCCAATCCCTACGGCGCCGCGTTGCCCTGGCCGCCGCGCGCCGAGGAGTCCGGCCACCGGCCCGGGCGCAAGGCCGGCGCCCTCGTCGTGGTCGTCGAGGGCGAGCTCGTGCTCTACGTCGAGCGGGGCGGCAAGTCGCTGCTGTCATGGACCGACGACCCCGAACGGCTGCAGCCGGCGG